One Deltaproteobacteria bacterium genomic window, GCGCTGTCCACCGAGGTCCCGTTTCCCACGGTGGAGTAATACCAGGCGTACTGCTGAAAGCCCAGGTCCTTTTCCAGTTCCCTCATCATATCGAGGGGAAGGACCCTGTTTGGATCGATGTTGGCATAGGTGTTGTCGTACCCCCCGTGGGCGGACTGATGGGTCGCGGCTTCCAGCTTTTCCATTCCCGCAAGGGAATATCTCCCGTATTTTGAAGCGTTGGAGCTCTCTATGTGGTC contains:
- a CDS encoding glycine/betaine/sarcosine/D-proline family reductase selenoprotein B, translated to DHIESSNASKYGRYSLAGMEKLEAATHQSAHGGYDNTYANIDPNRVLPLDMMRELEKDLGFQQYAWYYSTVGNGTSVDSAQKFAKEIAVDLVRDGVAAVILTSTUGTCTRCGATIAKEIERAGIPVAHICSIITISQTVGANRIIPAIAIP